In Levilactobacillus brevis, a single genomic region encodes these proteins:
- a CDS encoding prepilin peptidase, with protein sequence MLLPILFIYGACCGSLLVALASRYARGTSYFFPRSHCDTCQTPLAYWQLVPVASYLLVRGKCQTCAAIIPPITFLLEVGAGLIATTVATPFSLRVVLWLGLWTFAALCDAQCQTFPGWVSWLAMGLVLMTHPLSVWLVGGSLFALIRWLWPRWSQPTIGDGDLDMFLSYTLLWGLNATAHWLLLACGLALSRARCGERLAFLPYLVVSAVAWWLIR encoded by the coding sequence ATGTTACTCCCAATTCTCTTTATTTACGGGGCCTGCTGCGGCTCTTTACTGGTCGCGCTGGCCAGCCGCTATGCCCGGGGGACGTCCTACTTCTTTCCACGGTCGCACTGCGACACCTGTCAGACCCCCTTGGCCTACTGGCAGCTGGTTCCGGTGGCCAGTTACCTATTGGTGCGGGGAAAATGTCAGACTTGCGCGGCCATCATTCCGCCGATCACCTTTCTTCTGGAGGTCGGTGCTGGGCTAATCGCCACGACGGTCGCCACTCCCTTCAGTCTCCGGGTTGTCCTGTGGCTAGGGCTCTGGACCTTCGCCGCGCTGTGCGATGCGCAGTGCCAGACGTTCCCCGGCTGGGTGAGTTGGCTGGCCATGGGACTGGTGCTGATGACCCACCCACTTTCCGTCTGGCTAGTGGGTGGTAGCCTCTTTGCCCTCATCCGGTGGCTGTGGCCGCGCTGGTCGCAGCCGACGATTGGCGATGGCGACTTGGATATGTTTCTCAGCTATACCCTACTGTGGGGACTCAATGCCACCGCCCACTGGCTATTACTCGCCTGCGGACTGGCGTTGAGTCGGGCACGGTGCGGCGAACGGCTAGCTTTTCTTCCCTATCTTGTGGTGAGCGCCGTGGCCTGGTGGCTGATCCGATGA
- the rpsQ gene encoding 30S ribosomal protein S17, translated as MSDARNNRKVYRGRVVSDKMDKTITVVVETTKTDARYGKRVKYSKKYKAHDEKNEAQTGDIVEIMETRPLSATKRFRLVDIVEKAVII; from the coding sequence ATGAGTGATGCACGTAATAACCGCAAGGTTTACCGTGGTCGTGTCGTGTCCGACAAGATGGACAAGACGATCACTGTCGTTGTAGAAACGACGAAGACGGATGCAAGATATGGTAAGCGTGTCAAGTACTCCAAGAAGTACAAGGCACATGACGAAAAGAATGAAGCCCAAACCGGCGACATTGTTGAAATCATGGAAACTCGTCCATTATCTGCTACCAAGCGGTTCCGCTTAGTCGACATTGTTGAAAAAGCAGTAATCATTTAG
- the rplW gene encoding 50S ribosomal protein L23 has product MEARDIILRPVVTEASMATMDDKRYTFDVDVRATKTQVKHAIEDIFDVKVVKVNIMNLKGKKKRQGRYEGYTKKRRKAIVSLSADSKEIKLFNEE; this is encoded by the coding sequence ATGGAAGCACGTGACATTATTTTACGCCCAGTTGTTACTGAAGCCTCAATGGCAACTATGGACGACAAGCGTTACACGTTCGACGTTGATGTACGAGCAACTAAGACTCAAGTCAAGCATGCCATTGAAGACATCTTTGACGTTAAGGTTGTTAAGGTCAACATCATGAACTTAAAGGGTAAGAAGAAGCGTCAAGGACGTTACGAAGGCTACACTAAGAAGCGTCGTAAGGCCATTGTCAGCTTATCTGCCGACTCAAAAGAAATCAAGTTATTCAACGAAGAATAA
- the rplB gene encoding 50S ribosomal protein L2: MAIKKYKPTSNGRRNMTSLVYKDVITKTTPEKSLLDSQSHTAGRNNAGKMTVRHRGGGNKRQYRIIDFKRIKDDVPATVKAIEYDPNRTANIALLVYADGVKSYIIAPKGLKVGDKVQSGPEADIKTGNALPLANIPFGTVIHNIELKPGKGGQLVRSAGTSAQSLGKANDDKYVLVRLSSGEVRMVLKVNRATIGAVGNEEHELVNVGKAGRTRWAGQRPHVRGSVMNPNDHPHGGGEGKAPVGLPSPLSPWGKKTVGKKTRSKKNKSNKFIVRRRKGSKM, from the coding sequence GTGGCGATTAAGAAATACAAACCAACAAGCAATGGTCGTCGTAACATGACGAGCTTGGTTTACAAAGACGTCATCACTAAGACGACTCCTGAAAAGTCATTGCTTGATTCACAAAGTCACACTGCCGGCCGTAACAACGCTGGTAAGATGACTGTCCGTCATCGTGGCGGTGGTAACAAGCGTCAATACCGGATCATCGACTTCAAGCGTATCAAGGATGATGTCCCAGCAACGGTTAAGGCGATCGAATACGATCCTAACCGGACTGCTAACATTGCCTTATTAGTTTACGCTGACGGTGTTAAGTCTTACATTATTGCGCCTAAGGGCTTAAAGGTTGGCGACAAGGTTCAATCTGGTCCAGAAGCTGATATCAAGACGGGTAACGCATTACCATTAGCTAACATTCCATTCGGTACTGTTATTCACAACATCGAATTGAAGCCAGGTAAGGGTGGCCAATTGGTACGTTCTGCTGGGACTTCAGCACAATCGTTAGGTAAAGCTAACGATGACAAGTACGTGTTAGTTCGGTTATCATCTGGTGAAGTTCGGATGGTTCTGAAGGTTAACCGTGCAACGATCGGTGCCGTAGGTAACGAAGAACATGAATTGGTTAACGTTGGTAAAGCCGGCCGGACTCGTTGGGCTGGTCAACGTCCTCACGTTCGTGGTTCAGTTATGAACCCTAACGATCACCCACATGGTGGTGGTGAAGGTAAGGCACCTGTTGGTTTACCATCTCCTCTTTCTCCATGGGGTAAGAAGACTGTTGGTAAGAAGACGCGTTCTAAGAAGAACAAGAGCAACAAGTTCATCGTACGTCGTCGTAAAGGTTCCAAGATGTAA
- the rpmC gene encoding 50S ribosomal protein L29 — MKTKEINELTTAEMLDKEKSYKDELFNLRFQLATGQLENTARLKQVRKNIARIKTALRQQELNK; from the coding sequence ATGAAGACTAAAGAAATCAATGAATTAACCACTGCTGAAATGCTCGATAAAGAAAAGAGCTACAAGGACGAATTATTCAACTTGCGTTTCCAATTAGCTACTGGTCAATTGGAAAACACCGCACGGTTGAAGCAGGTTCGCAAGAACATTGCGCGGATTAAGACCGCTCTTCGTCAACAAGAACTGAACAAATAG
- a CDS encoding MATE family efflux transporter: protein MEELFERAPIPRAYFKLALPVVLSMVASMIYNLADTFFVSQTQTTNLVAGVALCTPLFSFLIAIGDIFGLGGSSLISRLLGEKAYATGSRVSSFCLYGAVGLGFVTTVFLLAFTRPILHLLGATPATYTYASQFYRIMAIGAMPIIVSIVPGNLIRTEGFATQSMVGTMVGTVITIILDPLLIFPLGMGAAGAALATVIGYTISAILLVYLTKRYCQVISIDPKISRIDSQLIRQVLFIGIPGSITNLMQAFGTAVLNRYLVDYGPTRVAAMGIVLKVYMIIMLVMVGFAFGAQPLIGYTFGAKNMARFKKILHFDLLVEVGYALILAIVLMVFAPQIIGLFLHNQAVITAGTYMLRVFLVTTPFVGAVLVYTTVFQSTGKASGAFIMSIARQGVVFYVMIVLGAHVLGYHGVIWAQPASDVITCLMGWLLAKILFNRKKLD, encoded by the coding sequence ATGGAGGAACTGTTTGAACGGGCACCGATTCCGCGAGCGTATTTCAAGCTGGCGCTACCCGTTGTGTTAAGTATGGTGGCCAGCATGATTTACAATCTGGCCGATACATTTTTCGTTTCGCAAACGCAGACCACCAACCTGGTCGCCGGGGTGGCGCTGTGTACGCCGTTGTTTTCCTTCCTGATTGCGATTGGCGACATCTTCGGCTTAGGGGGGAGTTCGTTAATCTCCCGCTTGCTGGGAGAGAAGGCCTACGCGACGGGGAGCCGTGTCAGTAGCTTTTGCCTGTACGGGGCAGTTGGATTAGGCTTCGTAACCACGGTGTTTCTGCTGGCTTTTACCCGGCCGATTCTGCACCTGTTGGGCGCAACGCCGGCAACCTACACCTACGCGTCTCAGTTCTACCGCATCATGGCGATTGGCGCGATGCCAATCATCGTGTCGATTGTGCCCGGTAACCTGATCAGAACGGAAGGCTTTGCCACCCAGTCGATGGTCGGGACGATGGTGGGAACGGTGATTACCATCATCTTAGACCCACTGTTAATCTTCCCACTCGGCATGGGCGCCGCTGGGGCCGCGTTAGCCACCGTGATTGGCTACACGATTTCGGCGATTCTGCTGGTCTATCTGACGAAACGCTATTGTCAGGTCATCTCGATTGACCCTAAGATCAGTCGGATCGACAGTCAGTTGATTCGTCAGGTCCTGTTCATCGGGATTCCGGGGTCGATTACCAACCTGATGCAGGCGTTTGGGACGGCTGTGTTGAACCGCTATTTGGTGGACTACGGGCCGACCCGTGTGGCCGCCATGGGGATTGTCCTGAAGGTCTACATGATTATCATGTTGGTGATGGTCGGTTTTGCCTTTGGTGCGCAGCCGCTGATTGGCTATACCTTTGGTGCGAAGAACATGGCACGGTTCAAGAAGATTCTGCACTTTGATCTGCTGGTGGAAGTGGGGTATGCCTTGATCTTGGCCATAGTCTTGATGGTCTTTGCCCCCCAGATTATTGGGTTGTTCCTACATAATCAAGCTGTGATTACCGCCGGGACATATATGCTCCGGGTCTTCCTGGTGACGACGCCGTTTGTTGGTGCTGTACTGGTCTACACAACTGTTTTCCAGAGTACGGGGAAGGCGAGTGGGGCCTTTATCATGTCGATTGCCCGGCAAGGCGTGGTCTTCTACGTGATGATTGTACTCGGTGCGCACGTGCTAGGGTATCATGGGGTCATTTGGGCTCAGCCGGCTTCCGATGTGATTACCTGCTTGATGGGTTGGCTCTTGGCGAAGATCCTATTTAATAGGAAGAAGCTGGATTAA
- the rpsG gene encoding 30S ribosomal protein S7 has product MPRKGNVQKREVLPDPIYNSKLVTRLINHTMMDGKRGTSTKIIYGAFDIIKNETGNDPVEVFEEAMKNVMPVLEVKARRVGGSNYQVPIEVRPDRRTTLGLRWMVQYSRLRGEHTMVERLAREIMDAANNTGAAVKKREDTHQMADANRAFAHYRW; this is encoded by the coding sequence ATGCCTAGAAAAGGAAACGTACAAAAGCGTGAAGTCCTTCCTGATCCAATTTACAACTCAAAGTTGGTTACTCGTTTGATTAACCACACGATGATGGATGGGAAACGCGGGACTTCTACTAAAATTATTTATGGTGCCTTCGACATCATCAAGAACGAAACTGGTAACGATCCAGTTGAAGTTTTCGAAGAAGCAATGAAGAACGTTATGCCAGTCTTGGAAGTTAAGGCTCGGCGTGTTGGTGGGTCAAACTACCAAGTTCCAATCGAAGTACGTCCAGATCGCCGGACCACTTTAGGTCTTCGGTGGATGGTTCAGTACTCCCGTCTTCGTGGCGAACACACGATGGTTGAACGTCTTGCACGTGAAATCATGGATGCTGCCAACAACACGGGTGCAGCTGTTAAGAAGCGTGAAGATACGCACCAGATGGCTGATGCTAACCGTGCCTTCGCACACTACCGTTGGTAA
- the rpsJ gene encoding 30S ribosomal protein S10, giving the protein MAKQKIRIRLKAYEHRILDQSADKIVETAKRTGATISGPIPLPTERTIYTVLRSPHKFKDSREQFEMRTHKRLIDIVNPTPKTVDSLMKLDLPSGVDIEIKL; this is encoded by the coding sequence ATGGCAAAACAAAAAATTCGGATTCGGTTGAAGGCATACGAACATCGTATCCTCGACCAATCAGCGGACAAGATCGTTGAAACTGCTAAGAGAACTGGTGCCACTATCTCTGGTCCAATTCCATTACCAACTGAACGGACGATCTACACCGTATTACGTTCACCACATAAGTTTAAGGACTCACGTGAACAATTCGAAATGCGGACGCACAAGCGTTTGATCGATATCGTTAACCCAACGCCAAAGACAGTTGACTCATTAATGAAGCTCGACTTGCCTAGTGGTGTGGACATCGAAATCAAGTTATAA
- the fusA gene encoding elongation factor G, protein MANTREFPLEKTRNIGIMAHIDAGKTTTTERILYYTGKIHKIGETHDGASQMDWMEQEQERGITITSAATTAEWKEHRINIIDTPGHVDFTVEVERSLRVLDGAIAVLDGQAGVEPQTETVWRQASDFDVPRIVFVNKMDKLGADFDFSVNSLHERLQANAVALQMAIGAEDDFAGVVDLIEMKAYVYDKDKLGSSWDTVEIPDDMKEEAQKRHEGIIESVADVDDEIMEKYLEGEEITKEELKAAIRRATLRLDMFPVFAGSAFKDKGVQMLMDAVIDYLPSPLDVKPYNATVPDTDEAVTLRANDDDPFAALAFKVATDPFVGRLTYIRVYSGTLEAGSYVLNSTKDKRERVGRLLQMHSNHRQEIPEVFSGDIAGAIGLKNTTTGDSLTDPDHPLHLESMNFPDPVIQVAVEPKTKADQDKMNNALQKLSEEDPTFKAETNPETGETLIAGMGELHLDIIIDRMKREFKVEANIGAPQVAYREAFTKSTKVQGKFVRQSGGKGQYGDVWIEFTPNERGKGYEFEDAIVGGVVPREFIPSVDQGLQEAMANGVLAGYPLVDVKAKLYDGSYHEVDSSEAAFKVAASLALRNAVKSAGPVILEPIMKVDILVPEEYMGDIMGQVTARRGKVDGMEARGNAQMIHSFVPLAEMFGYATTLRSASQGRGTFTMTFDHYEPTPKSVQADIIKKNGGTPVED, encoded by the coding sequence ATGGCTAATACTCGTGAATTTCCGCTTGAGAAGACGCGTAACATTGGTATCATGGCTCATATTGATGCCGGTAAAACGACGACTACTGAGCGTATCCTGTATTATACTGGTAAGATCCACAAGATTGGTGAAACCCATGATGGGGCTTCACAAATGGACTGGATGGAACAAGAACAAGAACGGGGTATTACGATTACTTCCGCTGCGACGACTGCGGAATGGAAAGAACACCGGATCAACATCATCGATACTCCAGGACACGTGGACTTCACTGTTGAAGTTGAACGTTCCTTGCGGGTCCTTGATGGTGCCATCGCTGTCTTAGATGGTCAAGCCGGGGTTGAACCTCAGACCGAAACGGTTTGGCGTCAAGCTTCTGACTTCGATGTTCCCCGTATCGTTTTCGTTAACAAGATGGATAAGCTGGGTGCCGACTTCGACTTCTCAGTGAACTCCCTCCACGAACGTCTGCAAGCCAATGCCGTTGCTTTGCAAATGGCTATCGGTGCCGAAGATGACTTCGCCGGTGTTGTTGACTTAATCGAAATGAAGGCCTACGTTTACGACAAGGATAAGTTAGGTTCTTCATGGGATACGGTTGAAATTCCTGATGACATGAAGGAAGAAGCCCAAAAGCGCCATGAAGGTATCATCGAAAGCGTTGCTGACGTTGACGATGAAATCATGGAAAAGTACCTCGAAGGTGAAGAAATCACCAAAGAGGAATTGAAGGCTGCTATCCGTCGGGCAACGTTACGTTTGGACATGTTCCCTGTCTTTGCTGGTTCTGCCTTCAAGGATAAGGGTGTTCAGATGTTGATGGATGCCGTTATCGACTACTTGCCATCACCATTGGACGTTAAGCCATACAACGCCACGGTTCCTGATACTGATGAAGCCGTTACGTTACGTGCGAACGATGACGATCCTTTCGCTGCCTTGGCTTTCAAGGTTGCCACCGATCCATTCGTTGGTCGTTTGACTTACATCCGGGTTTACTCCGGTACTCTGGAAGCTGGTTCTTACGTGCTGAACTCCACGAAGGACAAGCGTGAACGTGTTGGTCGTTTGCTGCAAATGCACTCAAACCACCGTCAAGAAATTCCAGAAGTCTTCTCCGGTGATATTGCCGGGGCCATTGGTTTGAAGAACACCACGACTGGTGACTCTTTGACTGACCCTGATCACCCATTACACTTGGAATCAATGAACTTCCCTGATCCTGTGATCCAGGTTGCCGTTGAACCTAAGACGAAGGCTGACCAAGACAAGATGAACAACGCTCTGCAAAAGCTTTCTGAAGAAGATCCTACTTTCAAGGCTGAAACTAACCCTGAAACTGGTGAAACGCTGATCGCCGGAATGGGTGAACTTCACTTGGATATCATCATCGACCGGATGAAGCGTGAATTCAAGGTTGAAGCGAACATTGGTGCACCTCAAGTTGCCTACCGTGAAGCCTTCACGAAGTCAACTAAGGTCCAAGGTAAGTTCGTTCGTCAATCCGGTGGTAAAGGTCAATATGGTGACGTTTGGATCGAATTCACCCCTAACGAACGTGGTAAGGGTTACGAATTCGAAGACGCTATCGTTGGTGGGGTTGTTCCTCGTGAATTTATCCCTTCAGTTGACCAAGGTCTGCAAGAAGCCATGGCAAACGGTGTCTTAGCCGGTTACCCACTGGTTGATGTTAAGGCCAAGTTATACGATGGTAGTTACCATGAAGTCGATTCTAGTGAAGCAGCCTTCAAGGTTGCCGCTTCCTTGGCTTTACGGAATGCCGTTAAGTCTGCTGGTCCCGTTATCCTGGAACCAATCATGAAGGTTGATATCCTGGTACCAGAAGAATACATGGGTGATATCATGGGCCAAGTTACCGCACGTCGTGGTAAGGTTGATGGTATGGAAGCTCGTGGGAACGCACAAATGATTCACTCCTTCGTTCCGTTAGCCGAAATGTTCGGTTACGCGACGACGTTACGTTCTGCTTCTCAAGGTCGTGGTACCTTTACCATGACGTTTGACCACTACGAACCAACGCCTAAGAGTGTTCAAGCTGATATTATCAAGAAGAATGGCGGTACTCCAGTCGAAGACTAG
- the rplV gene encoding 50S ribosomal protein L22 produces MAEQVTSAQATAKTVRIAARKVRLVIDLIRGKSVAEAIAILKFTPRGASPVVAKVLNSAIANAENNFDLDRQDLVVSEAYVNEGPTLKRFRPRAKGSASPINKRTSHITVVVSEKEEG; encoded by the coding sequence ATGGCTGAACAAGTTACATCAGCGCAAGCGACTGCTAAGACGGTTCGGATTGCTGCTCGCAAAGTCCGCCTTGTCATCGATCTTATCCGCGGCAAGAGCGTCGCTGAAGCGATCGCTATTTTAAAGTTCACACCGCGTGGAGCATCACCGGTTGTGGCAAAGGTATTGAACTCAGCAATTGCTAACGCAGAAAACAATTTTGACTTAGATCGTCAAGATTTAGTTGTTAGCGAAGCCTATGTGAACGAAGGACCAACCCTTAAGCGGTTCCGTCCTCGTGCCAAAGGCTCTGCTTCACCAATCAACAAACGTACGAGTCACATTACGGTTGTTGTATCTGAAAAAGAGGAGGGATAA
- the rplC gene encoding 50S ribosomal protein L3, translated as MTTKGILGKKVGMTQVFTDAGELIPVTVVEATPNVVLQVKTMENDGYDAIQLGYQDKREVLSNKPEQGHVAKANTTPKRFIREFRDVELGDYKVADEVKVDTFQAGDIVDVTGVTKGHGYQGNIHKDGQSRGPMAHGSRYHRRPGSLGAIINRVFPGMKLPGRMGNKQVTIQNLVIVKADVDNNVLLIKGNVPGANKSLVTVKSAVRPPRPKHSEN; from the coding sequence ATGACCACAAAAGGAATCTTAGGGAAAAAGGTCGGGATGACGCAAGTCTTCACTGATGCTGGCGAATTAATCCCCGTTACTGTTGTCGAAGCAACCCCAAACGTAGTGTTGCAAGTTAAGACGATGGAAAACGACGGTTACGATGCCATTCAACTTGGTTACCAAGACAAGCGTGAAGTACTCAGCAACAAGCCCGAACAAGGTCATGTAGCAAAAGCAAACACGACTCCTAAGCGCTTCATTCGTGAATTCAGAGATGTTGAGCTGGGAGATTACAAGGTAGCAGACGAAGTTAAAGTTGATACCTTCCAAGCAGGAGACATCGTTGATGTCACTGGTGTCACTAAAGGTCATGGATACCAAGGTAACATTCATAAAGATGGTCAAAGCCGTGGCCCTATGGCCCATGGTTCTCGTTACCACCGTCGTCCAGGTTCTCTGGGTGCTATCATCAACCGGGTATTCCCTGGCATGAAGCTTCCAGGTCGGATGGGTAACAAGCAAGTTACTATCCAAAACCTTGTGATCGTTAAGGCTGACGTGGATAACAACGTTCTGTTGATTAAGGGCAATGTGCCTGGTGCCAACAAGTCACTCGTTACTGTTAAGAGTGCTGTTCGCCCACCACGTCCTAAGCATTCAGAAAACTAA
- the rpsS gene encoding 30S ribosomal protein S19: MGRSLKKGPFADAHLLKKIDAQKDQDKKAVIKTWSRRSTIFPSFIGFTIAVYDGRKHVPVYIQEDMVGHKLGEFVPTRTFRGHGGDDKTTR; this comes from the coding sequence ATGGGTCGTAGTTTGAAAAAAGGACCTTTCGCCGATGCGCACTTATTAAAGAAGATTGATGCGCAGAAGGATCAAGACAAGAAAGCTGTCATCAAGACCTGGTCCCGCCGGTCTACTATTTTCCCTAGCTTTATTGGTTTTACCATTGCTGTATATGATGGACGGAAGCATGTCCCAGTTTACATTCAAGAAGATATGGTAGGCCACAAGCTTGGCGAATTCGTACCAACCCGGACTTTCCGTGGTCATGGTGGCGACGATAAAACAACTCGTTGA
- the rplP gene encoding 50S ribosomal protein L16, with protein MLVPKRVKFRRVHRGKLRGESKGGKSVAFGDYGLQALDSKWITNRQIEAARVAITRYMKRGGKVWIKIFPHKSYTSKGVGVRMGNGKGTPDGWVAPVKRGKVMFEVGGVSEETAREALRLAAMKLPVRTKVLSREEVGGESNED; from the coding sequence ATGCTGGTACCTAAGCGAGTAAAGTTCCGTCGTGTCCACCGTGGAAAGCTTCGTGGCGAATCCAAGGGTGGCAAGAGCGTGGCTTTCGGTGATTACGGTTTGCAAGCGTTGGATTCCAAGTGGATTACCAACCGTCAAATCGAAGCAGCCCGTGTTGCAATTACGCGTTATATGAAGCGTGGTGGGAAAGTTTGGATTAAGATTTTCCCTCACAAATCCTACACCAGTAAAGGTGTTGGGGTCCGGATGGGTAATGGTAAAGGTACGCCTGATGGCTGGGTAGCCCCAGTCAAGCGTGGCAAGGTAATGTTCGAAGTCGGTGGCGTTTCTGAAGAAACGGCACGCGAAGCATTACGGCTTGCAGCCATGAAGCTTCCCGTTCGTACTAAGGTCTTATCTCGAGAGGAAGTAGGTGGCGAATCTAATGAAGACTAA
- the rpsC gene encoding 30S ribosomal protein S3 has protein sequence MGQKVNPTGLRVGIIRDWEAKWYAEKDFAAYLKEDLQIRKFIEKRLVDASVSTVEIERAANRVNISIHTAKPGMVIGKGGSEVENLRKELNDLTGKRVHINIVEIKKPDLDAKLVGENIARQLEGRVAFRRAMRGTMQRTMRSGAKGIKTQVSGRLNGADMSRVESYAEGTVPLHTLRADIDYAWVEAHTTYGSLGVKTWIYRGEILPEKKQSNGQGGK, from the coding sequence GTGGGTCAAAAAGTAAATCCAACTGGATTACGGGTCGGTATCATTCGCGACTGGGAAGCAAAGTGGTATGCTGAAAAGGATTTCGCTGCTTACCTGAAGGAAGACCTTCAAATCCGTAAATTTATCGAAAAGCGTCTCGTTGACGCATCTGTATCAACTGTTGAGATTGAACGGGCTGCAAACCGCGTCAACATCTCAATTCACACTGCCAAGCCAGGAATGGTTATTGGTAAGGGTGGTTCAGAAGTCGAAAATCTCCGTAAGGAATTGAACGACTTAACTGGCAAGCGTGTCCACATCAACATCGTGGAAATCAAGAAGCCAGATCTGGACGCCAAATTGGTTGGCGAAAACATCGCCCGTCAATTGGAAGGTCGGGTTGCATTCCGTCGCGCTATGCGTGGAACGATGCAACGGACCATGCGTTCTGGTGCCAAGGGTATCAAGACGCAAGTATCAGGCCGTTTGAACGGTGCTGACATGTCCCGTGTCGAAAGCTATGCTGAAGGTACGGTTCCTCTGCACACGTTACGTGCTGATATTGATTACGCTTGGGTAGAAGCTCACACCACTTATGGTTCTCTGGGTGTTAAGACCTGGATCTACCGTGGCGAAATTCTGCCTGAAAAGAAACAATCTAACGGACAAGGAGGGAAATAG
- the rplD gene encoding 50S ribosomal protein L4, translating to MTSVALYKQDGSQNGDVTLNADIFGVEPNESVVFDTILMQRASMRQGTHAVKNRSAVRGGGKKPWRQKGTGRARQGSIRSPQWVGGGVVFGPTPRSYSYRLPKKVSRLALKSVLSQKVLDDNFVLVDGLAFDAPKTKEFASVLAGLNVTTKTLVVLEDDNVTAALAARNLANVKVIPAKSLNVLDIADADKLVITQPALSQVEEVLA from the coding sequence ATGACAAGCGTAGCATTATACAAACAAGATGGTAGCCAAAACGGCGACGTTACGTTGAACGCCGATATCTTCGGTGTTGAACCTAACGAAAGCGTCGTATTCGACACAATCCTGATGCAACGGGCATCCATGCGCCAAGGAACTCACGCCGTTAAGAACCGGAGTGCCGTTCGTGGTGGTGGTAAGAAGCCATGGCGTCAAAAGGGTACTGGTCGGGCACGTCAAGGTTCAATCCGTTCACCACAATGGGTTGGTGGTGGTGTGGTCTTTGGCCCTACCCCTCGCTCTTACAGTTACCGCCTTCCTAAGAAGGTTAGCCGTTTAGCATTAAAGTCCGTTCTTTCTCAAAAGGTTCTCGATGATAACTTCGTCCTTGTTGACGGTTTAGCATTCGATGCACCTAAGACGAAAGAATTTGCTTCAGTGCTTGCTGGTTTGAATGTCACGACTAAGACGTTGGTTGTCCTTGAAGATGACAACGTTACTGCTGCTTTAGCAGCCCGCAACTTAGCCAACGTTAAGGTTATTCCTGCCAAGAGCTTGAATGTCCTCGACATTGCTGATGCTGATAAGTTAGTGATCACGCAACCAGCTCTTTCTCAAGTAGAGGAGGTGCTCGCATAA
- the rpsL gene encoding 30S ribosomal protein S12, with protein sequence MPTINQLVRKGRKSKSSKSDAPALNYGYNSFKKAQVKNPAPQKRGVATRVGTMTPKKPNSALRKYARVRLSNLIEVTAYIPGIGHNLQEHSVVLIRGGRVKDLPGVRYHIIRGALDTAGVTDRRQGRSKYGTKKPKG encoded by the coding sequence ATGCCTACTATCAACCAATTGGTGCGTAAAGGTCGTAAATCTAAAAGTTCTAAATCAGATGCCCCAGCTTTAAACTACGGGTATAACAGTTTCAAAAAAGCTCAAGTTAAGAATCCAGCTCCACAAAAGCGTGGGGTTGCTACGCGTGTCGGTACCATGACACCAAAGAAGCCTAACTCAGCTTTACGGAAATATGCACGTGTGCGGTTGTCCAACTTAATTGAAGTGACTGCTTACATTCCTGGTATCGGTCATAACCTTCAAGAACATAGTGTTGTCTTAATCCGTGGTGGCCGGGTAAAGGATTTACCTGGGGTTCGTTACCACATCATCCGTGGTGCGCTCGATACTGCCGGTGTGACTGACCGTCGTCAAGGTCGTTCCAAGTATGGGACTAAGAAGCCTAAGGGCTAA